One segment of Pyrococcus sp. ST04 DNA contains the following:
- a CDS encoding Lrp/AsnC family transcriptional regulator, producing the protein MTRDRVELTNRQVELLRKLYREGKTIEVHTVEKTQDELAEELGITRQALSNHLKVLKELGYIRTGRGFIDLTEKALELLGEKKGDVFIFVKIEPTKRKEVYDAIKKLRVKKVYRVTGDIDLIIEADKSRLDEILEEIASLDGVKETITHVVLGVL; encoded by the coding sequence ATGACAAGGGATAGGGTTGAGCTCACCAATAGACAGGTTGAACTTTTAAGGAAATTGTATAGAGAAGGCAAAACAATTGAAGTTCACACAGTAGAAAAGACTCAGGACGAGCTTGCAGAAGAGTTGGGGATAACAAGGCAGGCTCTGAGCAACCATTTAAAGGTTCTGAAAGAGCTAGGGTATATTAGGACAGGTAGGGGTTTTATAGATTTGACCGAGAAGGCCCTTGAGTTGCTTGGCGAAAAGAAAGGGGATGTGTTCATTTTTGTTAAGATAGAACCAACAAAGAGAAAGGAGGTATATGATGCAATAAAGAAGTTAAGAGTCAAGAAAGTTTACCGTGTAACTGGAGATATAGATCTAATAATTGAGGCTGATAAGAGCAGACTTGATGAAATACTTGAGGAGATAGCTTCATTGGATGGTGTTAAGGAAACAATTACGCATGTTGTTCTAGGCGTTCTTTGA
- the engB gene encoding GTP-binding protein EngB translates to MATIIFVGRSNVGKSTLIYRLTGKKVRRGKRPGVTRKIIEIEWRNHKIIDMPGFGFMAGLPKEVQERIKDEIVHFIEENADKIDVAVLVVDGKAAPEIIERWEKRGEIPIDVEFYQFLSELKIPTIVAVNKLDKIKNVQKVIHFLAEKFGVPWTDIEKVFIPISAKFGDNIDLLKKRIDELTTKNLTKK, encoded by the coding sequence ATGGCGACGATAATATTTGTAGGGAGATCAAATGTAGGCAAAAGCACACTAATATACAGGCTTACAGGAAAGAAAGTGAGGAGGGGCAAAAGACCAGGGGTTACAAGAAAGATCATAGAGATAGAATGGCGAAATCACAAAATCATTGACATGCCAGGATTTGGTTTTATGGCAGGCTTGCCTAAAGAAGTTCAGGAAAGAATAAAGGACGAGATAGTTCATTTCATAGAGGAGAACGCTGATAAAATAGATGTAGCCGTCCTTGTCGTCGATGGTAAAGCGGCACCTGAGATCATCGAAAGATGGGAAAAGAGGGGAGAGATACCAATAGATGTCGAATTTTACCAATTTCTTTCTGAGCTAAAAATACCAACTATTGTTGCGGTGAATAAGCTCGATAAAATAAAGAACGTCCAGAAAGTTATACACTTCCTTGCAGAGAAGTTCGGCGTCCCTTGGACTGATATTGAGAAGGTATTCATACCAATATCTGCCAAATTTGGCGACAATATAGATTTACTCAAGAAAAGGATTGACGAGCTGACAACTAAAAACCTCACAAAAAAGTAG
- a CDS encoding MFS transporter produces MSYKLTKNAYLLVLYYFVAWLGGTMAWFVQPFYFQSLGYDYEALGVIFSVIFLTQAFALLLTGPFTAKFGYKRSILLAVGFFMTTRIIHVVAPVYPLLILASITFGVGMALEYPSLISLLSEAVEEEKRNYAFSLNWGLATVGGGLGTLLGGYLASILGYRTTLIIASFFVPLQGAIIYLASSVEERVVDEINLTRRLILRIAILSIPIAIIGIAGGITMNYMGPWFRDFYGVSVEDIGKIFTFFMIFTGFGTLISPYLAEKFSSFSIIVIFTSATAVLTSLIPLGSLPLAVAFHSLRMLLVNMETPLWDSLFLKFFGENEKSTALALKSFAWTVSYGVGQYIGGWMFNFSLMWPFYISGIVYLLSAFTFCIAYSREKKSRNQP; encoded by the coding sequence ATGTCGTACAAGCTCACAAAGAATGCCTATCTCCTTGTCCTTTACTATTTCGTTGCTTGGCTAGGAGGGACTATGGCATGGTTCGTTCAGCCTTTCTACTTTCAGTCACTTGGTTATGATTACGAAGCCCTTGGAGTCATTTTTTCAGTCATATTTCTTACCCAGGCATTTGCTCTCCTCCTTACTGGCCCATTTACTGCAAAGTTTGGGTACAAGCGAAGCATACTCCTTGCAGTTGGATTTTTCATGACAACAAGGATAATTCATGTTGTTGCCCCGGTTTATCCTCTTTTGATACTTGCCTCCATAACCTTCGGTGTAGGCATGGCACTTGAATATCCCTCCCTTATCAGCTTACTCTCCGAGGCAGTTGAAGAAGAAAAAAGAAATTATGCCTTCTCATTAAATTGGGGACTTGCAACAGTAGGAGGTGGCCTCGGAACGCTTCTTGGTGGATATCTTGCATCAATACTCGGTTATAGAACTACTCTAATAATAGCATCTTTCTTCGTTCCTCTTCAAGGGGCAATAATATACCTAGCCTCATCGGTTGAGGAAAGAGTCGTCGATGAGATAAATCTTACACGCAGACTGATACTCAGGATAGCAATTCTCTCTATACCCATTGCTATAATAGGGATTGCGGGAGGAATAACAATGAACTACATGGGCCCGTGGTTTAGGGACTTTTATGGAGTTAGTGTGGAAGATATAGGAAAAATATTCACATTTTTCATGATATTTACTGGTTTTGGAACCCTTATTTCCCCTTATCTGGCCGAAAAATTTTCAAGTTTTTCAATAATAGTTATCTTCACGTCTGCAACGGCTGTGTTGACTTCGCTAATTCCCTTGGGGTCATTACCCCTTGCCGTGGCCTTTCATTCCCTGAGAATGCTTTTAGTAAACATGGAGACTCCTCTGTGGGATTCACTATTTTTGAAGTTTTTCGGAGAGAATGAGAAGTCCACGGCTCTCGCTCTAAAAAGCTTTGCATGGACTGTTTCTTATGGAGTGGGACAATATATTGGAGGGTGGATGTTTAACTTTTCATTAATGTGGCCATTTTATATAAGCGGGATTGTATATCTACTTTCAGCGTTTACGTTTTGCATAGCTTATTCTAGAGAGAAAAAAAGTAGAAATCAGCCATAA
- a CDS encoding proteasome-activating nucleotidase — MSGDEVQFQGNYDDYITYLKRRIRNLELQVRMLEADKERLERELSRLRSEMSRLRQPPAFAGTVIEVLDDDRAIVQNYNGPRFVVRIAPWIDKSKLRPGTRVALDQRTMAVVEILPTSKDPTVLGFEVIERPNVTYNDIGGLKKQLQELREAIELPLKHPELFEEVGIDPPKGVLLYGPPGCGKTLMAKALAHEVNATFIRVVGSELVRKYIGEGARLVHELFELAKEKAPTIIFIDEIDAIGAKRMDETTGGEREVNRTLMQLLAEMDGFDPRGNVKVIAATNRPDILDPALLRPGRFDRLIEVPLPDFEGRLEILKVHTRRMKLRGVDLRVIAEMTEGASGADLKAIATEAGMFAIRERRTYVTQEDFLKAIDKVLGNERKLMQQILSHEIIYG; from the coding sequence ATGAGCGGAGATGAAGTTCAATTCCAAGGTAATTACGATGATTACATAACTTACCTAAAACGAAGAATCAGAAACCTTGAACTTCAAGTGAGAATGCTTGAAGCTGATAAGGAAAGGCTCGAGAGAGAACTCTCAAGATTAAGAAGCGAGATGTCAAGACTGAGGCAACCCCCTGCCTTCGCCGGTACTGTGATAGAGGTTCTTGACGATGACAGGGCAATAGTCCAAAACTACAATGGACCGAGGTTTGTAGTAAGGATAGCCCCCTGGATAGACAAGAGTAAACTTAGACCAGGAACGAGAGTTGCCCTAGACCAAAGAACAATGGCAGTTGTCGAAATTCTACCAACTTCCAAGGATCCAACAGTTTTAGGGTTTGAGGTTATAGAAAGGCCAAATGTAACATACAATGACATAGGCGGTTTGAAAAAGCAACTACAGGAACTAAGGGAAGCAATAGAACTACCACTTAAACATCCGGAGCTATTTGAAGAAGTTGGAATAGATCCTCCAAAGGGAGTCCTCCTATATGGACCTCCAGGATGTGGAAAGACTTTAATGGCGAAGGCATTGGCCCATGAAGTTAATGCCACGTTCATTAGAGTCGTTGGAAGTGAGTTGGTAAGGAAGTACATTGGAGAAGGTGCAAGGCTAGTACATGAGTTATTCGAACTCGCAAAAGAGAAGGCCCCCACAATAATATTCATTGATGAAATTGATGCAATTGGTGCAAAAAGGATGGACGAAACGACAGGCGGTGAAAGAGAAGTCAATAGAACACTAATGCAACTATTAGCCGAGATGGATGGATTTGACCCAAGAGGAAATGTAAAGGTAATAGCAGCAACAAACAGGCCAGACATACTAGATCCAGCTCTATTAAGACCTGGAAGATTTGATAGACTCATTGAAGTTCCACTTCCAGACTTTGAAGGCAGGTTGGAAATACTAAAGGTTCACACGAGGAGAATGAAGCTAAGAGGGGTAGATCTTAGGGTAATAGCTGAAATGACAGAGGGGGCAAGTGGTGCCGATCTTAAGGCAATAGCAACGGAAGCAGGAATGTTCGCAATAAGAGAGAGGAGAACCTATGTAACTCAAGAAGACTTCCTTAAGGCAATTGATAAAGTGCTCGGCAACGAAAGAAAACTAATGCAACAAATACTGTCTCATGAGATAATTTATGGCTGA
- a CDS encoding ABC transporter ATP-binding protein, which yields MVSVRLENIVKKFGNFTALDNVNLEIKDGEFMALLGPSGSGKSTLLYTIAGIYKPTSGRVYFDEKDVTELPPKERNVGLVFQNWALYPHMTVYKNIAFPLELRKVPREEIERKVRDVAKMLHIEKLLDRYPWQLSGGQQQRVAIARALVKEPDVLLLDEPLSNLDALLRLEVRAELKRLQKDLGITAVYVTHDQAEALAMADRIAVIREGKILQVGTPDEVYYKPKYKFVGGFLGNPPMNFLEARIEDGKLVITEESSIPIPSQYKDIISKVNVKEVLIGFRPHDARVIKGIGEGIVGEVYSFEPLGREQIVTVSVNEEIVKVFAPEGETFTFGEKVTIEINEDSIVLFDKKSEKALELLS from the coding sequence ATGGTGAGTGTAAGGCTCGAAAATATAGTGAAGAAGTTTGGGAACTTTACGGCACTCGATAATGTTAACCTTGAGATCAAAGATGGGGAATTTATGGCTCTCTTAGGTCCTTCAGGGAGTGGAAAATCGACCCTCCTTTATACAATAGCAGGAATATATAAGCCAACTTCAGGAAGGGTTTATTTTGATGAAAAAGACGTGACAGAGCTACCCCCAAAAGAGAGAAATGTAGGATTAGTATTTCAGAATTGGGCACTTTATCCCCACATGACTGTTTATAAAAATATAGCATTTCCACTAGAGCTCAGAAAGGTTCCAAGAGAGGAGATAGAGAGGAAGGTGAGGGATGTAGCAAAAATGCTACACATAGAGAAGTTACTCGACAGATACCCATGGCAACTAAGCGGTGGGCAGCAACAGAGAGTTGCAATAGCTAGGGCCCTTGTAAAGGAGCCAGATGTTCTATTACTCGACGAACCATTAAGCAACTTAGATGCACTTCTAAGGTTAGAGGTCAGAGCAGAGTTAAAGAGACTCCAGAAAGACCTTGGAATAACGGCAGTCTACGTAACTCACGACCAAGCAGAAGCACTGGCCATGGCCGATAGAATTGCTGTTATAAGAGAAGGAAAAATACTACAGGTCGGCACACCCGATGAGGTTTATTACAAGCCAAAATATAAATTCGTTGGAGGATTCTTAGGGAATCCACCAATGAACTTTCTAGAAGCTAGAATCGAAGATGGAAAACTTGTAATTACAGAGGAGAGCTCAATTCCAATTCCCAGCCAGTATAAAGATATTATCAGCAAAGTCAACGTGAAAGAAGTTCTAATAGGATTCAGACCCCATGATGCCAGAGTCATTAAGGGGATTGGCGAAGGGATAGTTGGAGAAGTTTACTCTTTTGAACCTTTGGGAAGAGAGCAAATTGTTACGGTATCAGTTAACGAAGAGATTGTGAAGGTATTCGCTCCAGAAGGAGAAACGTTTACCTTCGGTGAAAAAGTAACGATAGAGATTAATGAAGACTCCATAGTACTTTTTGACAAAAAGAGTGAAAAAGCCCTTGAACTACTCAGCTAA
- a CDS encoding carbohydrate ABC transporter permease — MKDVETRPKKYEWVLILAIFLATLPLIIGFGLLMLSSFSKDMVTNFDLKSFQPTIENWINVFRGKLAITGGVRVNMVRIIINTLIVALGVSGLVTLISVMSGYALSRMDFKGRKWMIVSLMLLHAFPGVALIVGVYLLYRISFPEQQNLVRLYSFIYVIFARAALEVPMSVWLMKGFFDTIPWEFEWSGIIDGASRITVWRKIMLPLVKPGILAVALFAFLAGWQDIIYVRTFLIDQTLATFIEANIEAEYTHMPLIAAAGTLYLLPTIIFFLTAQQILLRGYSGGIKG; from the coding sequence ATGAAAGACGTTGAGACAAGACCTAAGAAATATGAATGGGTTCTAATATTAGCAATATTCCTCGCTACACTTCCTCTGATTATTGGATTTGGTCTCCTAATGCTTTCAAGCTTTAGCAAGGATATGGTTACAAACTTTGACTTGAAGAGCTTTCAACCAACAATAGAGAATTGGATAAATGTGTTTAGAGGGAAACTTGCCATTACAGGTGGCGTTAGAGTTAATATGGTTAGGATAATTATCAACACACTAATAGTAGCATTGGGGGTCTCAGGACTTGTAACGCTGATAAGCGTGATGTCAGGATATGCACTCTCAAGAATGGACTTTAAAGGGAGAAAATGGATGATAGTTTCATTAATGCTTCTTCATGCATTTCCCGGAGTTGCGTTAATAGTTGGAGTTTACTTGTTATACAGAATTTCATTTCCAGAACAACAGAACCTCGTTAGACTTTACTCTTTTATATACGTTATCTTCGCGAGGGCAGCCCTAGAAGTTCCAATGTCCGTTTGGCTGATGAAAGGATTCTTTGATACAATACCTTGGGAGTTTGAGTGGAGTGGAATTATAGACGGTGCATCCAGGATAACCGTCTGGAGAAAAATAATGCTACCCTTAGTTAAACCAGGAATACTTGCAGTTGCACTCTTTGCATTCTTGGCAGGGTGGCAGGACATAATCTACGTGAGAACGTTCCTCATTGATCAGACATTAGCAACGTTTATCGAGGCCAACATAGAGGCAGAATATACTCACATGCCACTAATTGCAGCTGCAGGGACATTATATCTACTTCCAACGATAATATTCTTCCTTACAGCCCAACAGATACTCCTTAGAGGGTATTCTGGAGGAATTAAGGGGTGA